The following are from one region of the Staphylococcus argenteus genome:
- a CDS encoding ABC transporter ATP-binding protein — translation MNNQINWIKILSGFASDSKWKIMLSILLSIISVFSGLVPYWAVFKIILMMINNTYTINSIMLYIFISLIAYISQVCCFGASTMLSHITAYEILSHIRKKLARKLMRLPLGVVESKKIGELKNIFVDKVETIELPLAHMIPEVIGNLLLSATIFLYIMIIDWRMACALLVTIPIALFAFKKLMSGFNETYAEQMQSNHYMNSAIVEYIEGIEVIKTFNQSQSSYKKYKDAVDNYKIHTLNWFKNTWGYMNLGTSVLPSTFLGVLPVGMYLISINQLNYAEFFLCIVLSLGVVAPIKNFTNYVNHLKSIQYALTEVNKILSLDELVLSSQFKKPQHYEIAFNNVGFSYNNDKENLVFKHLSFTVPENNFTAIVGASGSGKSTIAKLISRYWDVTSGEITIGGINIKDIESKQLNDLVGFVGQDNFLLNLTFKENIKLGNPEATDEAIEKAAKLAQCHEFIKKLPDGYDTNVGTVGDKLSGGEKQRVTIARMILKDAPIIVLDEATAYVDPDNEQKIQEALNVLTRDKTLIVIAHRLTTIQHANQIIVLGKQQILEKGSHNLLLKLNGNYKKMWDMHMYTKDWGINTEHN, via the coding sequence TGGGTTAGTTCCTTATTGGGCAGTATTTAAAATTATTTTAATGATGATTAACAATACATATACGATTAATTCGATTATGCTCTATATCTTTATATCTTTAATTGCTTATATTTCACAAGTGTGTTGCTTTGGAGCGTCAACGATGCTATCACATATTACGGCCTATGAGATTTTGTCTCATATACGAAAAAAGTTAGCTCGAAAGTTAATGCGTCTCCCTTTAGGTGTAGTGGAATCTAAAAAAATCGGAGAATTGAAAAATATATTTGTCGATAAAGTTGAAACAATTGAATTGCCATTAGCACATATGATTCCAGAAGTGATTGGAAACTTACTCTTATCAGCTACTATCTTTTTATACATAATGATCATTGATTGGCGTATGGCTTGCGCCTTATTAGTAACGATACCAATTGCATTGTTTGCCTTTAAAAAACTTATGTCTGGATTTAATGAGACATATGCTGAACAAATGCAGTCGAATCATTATATGAATAGCGCCATTGTAGAATATATCGAAGGTATTGAGGTAATCAAAACATTTAATCAATCTCAAAGTTCGTATAAAAAATATAAAGATGCCGTAGATAATTATAAGATTCATACTTTGAATTGGTTTAAAAATACATGGGGATATATGAATTTAGGAACGAGTGTATTACCTTCAACATTTTTAGGGGTTTTACCGGTCGGCATGTATTTGATATCTATCAACCAATTAAACTATGCGGAATTTTTCCTATGTATCGTATTATCTTTAGGTGTAGTAGCACCGATTAAGAATTTTACTAATTATGTAAATCATTTAAAGTCTATACAATACGCATTAACTGAAGTAAATAAAATATTAAGTTTAGATGAGTTAGTATTGTCGTCACAATTCAAAAAGCCTCAACATTATGAAATTGCTTTTAATAATGTTGGCTTTTCATATAACAATGATAAGGAGAATCTGGTCTTTAAGCATTTATCATTTACGGTACCAGAAAATAATTTCACAGCAATAGTCGGGGCATCTGGTAGTGGTAAGTCAACCATTGCCAAGCTTATTTCACGATATTGGGATGTGACTTCAGGTGAAATTACAATTGGTGGCATAAATATAAAAGATATTGAATCGAAACAACTTAACGATTTAGTTGGTTTTGTTGGACAAGATAACTTTTTATTAAATCTTACATTTAAAGAAAATATTAAATTAGGTAATCCTGAAGCTACGGATGAGGCGATTGAAAAAGCTGCCAAGTTAGCACAATGCCATGAGTTTATTAAAAAGTTGCCAGATGGATATGATACGAATGTTGGTACAGTCGGAGATAAATTGTCTGGTGGTGAAAAACAACGAGTCACTATTGCAAGAATGATATTAAAAGATGCGCCAATCATTGTATTAGATGAAGCGACTGCTTATGTTGATCCAGACAACGAACAAAAAATTCAAGAAGCATTAAATGTGTTGACTCGAGATAAAACATTGATTGTTATCGCACATCGTTTAACTACAATTCAACATGCAAATCAAATTATTGTTTTAGGGAAACAACAAATTTTAGAAAAAGGATCACATAACTTATTGCTTAAATTAAACGGTAATTACAAGAAAATGTGGGATATGCATATGTATACAAAAGACTGGGGAATCAATACCGAACATAATTAG